The genome window GGCCATGCCCGCGGACATCGCGCCGTCGCCGATCACGGATACGACATGGTTGTCGCCACCCTTCAGGTCGCGCGCCACCGCCATGCCGAGACCGGCAGAGATGGAGGTAGAGGAATGCGCCGCGCCGAACGGGTCGTACTCGCTTTCCGCCCTCTTGGTGAAACCGCTGAGGCCTCCGCCCTGACGCAGCGTGTTGATGCGATCGCGCCGCCCGGTCAGGATCTTGTGCGGATAGCACTGATGCCCGACATCCCAGATCAGCCGATCATCGGGGGTATTGTAGACATAATGCAGCGCGACGGTCAGTTCGACCACACCCAGCCCTGCGCCGAGATGCCCCCCGGTCTGGGATACGGCGCGAATGGTGGCCGTGCGCAGTTCATCCGCTACCTGGCGCAGTTGGTTGACATCCAGCTTCCGCAGATCGGCCGGAACGGTGATTTGGTCGAGTAGGGGCGTGGCGTCGGTCACGGTATCGCTGCCTTGCCTTGTAGCAATTGTCACGTTTCAGCAAACACGTAGCTCGTTATAGGGGGCTTTTCCAGCCATTTCCGGCGCGGCATCACGGCGCGCCGGGGGCAAAACCATGGCGGTTCAGTGCTTGCGCTCCACCACGAACCGCGCCAGGTCGCGCAGCAGGTCGGCCTTGTCACCGAACGGTTTCAGGTGATGGGCGGCCTGGTCGGCCAGGCGGTTGGCCTGATCGCGGGCGCGTTCGACACCCAGGATCGACACAAAGGTCGCCTTGCCCTGCTTGACGTCCTTCCCGGCCGCCTTGCCCATGACCTCTGCATCCCCTTCGACATCCAGCAGATCGTCGGCGATCTGGAATGCGAGACCGAGGTCGTGGGTGTAGCCGCGCAGCGCCTCTCGCGCGGCCAGGGGGGCACGGCCCAGGATCGCGCCGGCCTGACAGGCGAAGTCGATCAACCGTCCGGTCTTCAAACGCTGCAGGCGGGTGATGCCGCCGATATCCAGGCCGCCGTCCGCGGCTTTGAGGTCGATCATCTGGCCACCGACCATGCCGTGGCCGCCCGCCGCCTTGGCCAGTTCCTTGACCAGTTCGGCGCGCACCGCCGGGTTCGAATGGGTCGAATCCGACGCCAGAACCTCGAAGGCGCGGGTCAGCAAAGCGTCCCCCGCGAGGATGGCGGTCGCTTCTCCATAGCGCTTGTGCACCGTCGGCTTGCCGCGGCGCAGGGCATCGTCATCCATGGCCGGCAGGTCGTCATGCACCAGCGAATAGCAATGCACCATTTCCAGCGCCGCACCCGTCCGCAGTGCGGCGTTGCTGGCGACCCCGAAAAGACCCGCGCTTTGCGCGGTCAGGAAGGGCCGGATCCGCTTTCCGCCGTCCAGCGTGGCGTACCGCATCGCTTCCAGCAGTTCGCGCTCGGGTGCTTCGTCCTTCGGCAGCAAACGGTCCAAGACGTCTTCCAGGCTGGCAGCAAGGTCGGCCATGGCCCGCGCAAGATCGGTCATTCGATGTCGTCCTCAAAAAATGGGTCGGTACGGATGCCGGCATTTAAGACCGGCAACGTGGTCAGTCAGTCGATATCCGCCGGTTCGGCGCGGGCTGCACCGTCCGGTCCGATGGAAATCTTGTCGATCCGCGCCTTCGCGTTCTTCAGCTTTTCCTGGCAGTGCTCCTTGAGCCGCGAACCGCGCTCATAGGCATCGATGCTCTCTTCAAGCTTGATCTCGCCGGATTCGAGCTTCCGCACGATCGCTTCCAGTTCGCTCATGGCCTCTTCAAAGGAGAGCTTTTCGATATCCGGAGAAGTCGCTTCGGTCATGCCAATCCTGTTGCCTTGGGGTTTCGCTGGAACGGGGAGTGTAGGGCGCACCGGCCCTGCCGTGCAACCGACGCATGGGGGGCTGCCGGGCACATCGTGCAGCATGGTTGCAAACGGACGGATCCGGTTCCACTCTCGCTGACGCGTCAGAAATTCAACACCGTTTCAGAAAGCCGGTACCCATGCGGACCCTGCTCTTTACCCACCCTGCCTGCGCCGGACATGACATGGGCGATGGCCACCCGGAACAGCCGGCTCGGCTCGCGGCCGTTCTGGCGGCGTTGGAAGGTCCCGGGTTCGAGGAGCTGGAACGGCGCGAGGCGCCGGAAACGGACCGGGACCGACTGCTTCTGATGCATCCGGCGCGCTATGTCGACGCCCTTTTCGACGCCTTTCCGACCGAAGGAAGAGTCCAGATCGACGCTGATACGGCGGTCAGCGTCGGATCGCGCGAGGCGGCGCTGCGGGCGGCCGGCGGGGTTGTTGCCGCGGTGGACGCCGTCATGAAGGGCGAGGCAAAGCGGGCCTTCTGCGCCGTGCGGCCCCCCGGCCATCATGCCGAACCCGATCGCACGATGGGGTTCTGCCTGTTCAACAATGTGGCGATCGGCGCAGCTCATGCCCGGGACGCCCATCATCTGCAGCGGGTCGCGGTGATCGACTTCGACGTTCATCATGGCAACGGCACCCAGGCAATGTTCGAAAACGAGCCGATGCTTTTCTATGGCTCGACCCACCAGATGCCGCTTTACCCCGGAACCGGTCGTGTTTCGGAAACCGGCGTTGCACAGAACATTGTCAACGTGCCGCTTCCGCCCTATGGCGGGTCCGACGAGTTTCGTGCCGCCTATCGGGACATCGTTCTTCCGAGATTGTCCGAATTCGGGCCGGAGCTACTGATCATTTCCGCCGGGTTCGATGCCCATCGTGACGATCCGCTCGCCCAGGAAAATCTGGACGAGGCGGATTTCGAATGGGTGACCGACGAGTTGGTGCGGGTCGCGGAGAGGACGGCGGAGGGCCGAGTCGTATCGGCGCTGGAAGGTGGCTATGATCTCGACGCTTTGGGCCGGTCCGCGGCGGCACATGTGCGCGCGCTGATGCGTTAGTACATATATTATGCCCTAAATGTTCTCTTTTTGCTCGCCAAGCCGGACGCGATGGCGCATATAGCGGCGGTTGTCCTATGGGGCACGGCACATGCAATTGGATAAATCGGACGGATCGATGATCGGCGTGATTGAAAATCGGGGCCTTCGGGCGGGTATGGGTGTTGCCGCGATCTGGCTCGGCATTGCAGCCTGGTCCGTGCCCGCCATGGCACAGAATCAGGGCGCGCCGGTCGCAGTCGATTCCGTCGTGGAGGAACCCCTGTCACAGACCGTGCCGGTGCTTGGCCGTCTGGTCGCGGTACAGCGCGGGACCGTGGCTGCCCTGGCGCGCGGCCCGGTGCTTGAGGTTCATGTCTCGGTCGGCGATCGCGTCCATGAAGGGGACGTGCTGATCACCCAGTCGATGGACCGCCTGGAACGGTCGCGCGACGTTGCCAAGGAAGCGGTGGACGCGGCGCTGGCCGCGGTCTCGACCGCCCGGGCGCAGCTTCAATTGGCAGAACAGGAGCTGGCTCGGCTGGACAAGCTGAAGGGCTCGGCCGCGTTTTCTTCGGCTCAGCGGGAAGACAAGTCCTTCGAGGTGTCGGTTCGCCGCGCTCAGGTCGGTGAAGCCAATGCTGAAGTTGCGCGGGCCCGGGCCCTGCTGGCAGAAGCGCAGCTGGATGTCGATCTCGGCATCGTTCGGGCGCCATTCGATGGCGTCGTGGTGGAACGGCATACCGTGCGCGGCGCCTACATGAATGTCGGCGATCCGGCGATCACCCTGATCAATGACGGGTATCTGGAGGTTGAAGCCGATGTTCCCGCGCAGCGGGTCGCCGGTCTGCAGATGGGCCGCGAGGTTCGCCTGCACTTCGGCGCCGGTCGGACCTATGGCGGTGTCGTCCGGGCGGTCGTTCCGGAAGAAAATGCCCTGACCCGTACGCGGATCGTCCGTTTCATTCCGGATTTCGATGGGGAAACCGCCGTG of Alphaproteobacteria bacterium contains these proteins:
- a CDS encoding polyprenyl synthetase family protein; translation: MTDLARAMADLAASLEDVLDRLLPKDEAPERELLEAMRYATLDGGKRIRPFLTAQSAGLFGVASNAALRTGAALEMVHCYSLVHDDLPAMDDDALRRGKPTVHKRYGEATAILAGDALLTRAFEVLASDSTHSNPAVRAELVKELAKAAGGHGMVGGQMIDLKAADGGLDIGGITRLQRLKTGRLIDFACQAGAILGRAPLAAREALRGYTHDLGLAFQIADDLLDVEGDAEVMGKAAGKDVKQGKATFVSILGVERARDQANRLADQAAHHLKPFGDKADLLRDLARFVVERKH
- a CDS encoding histone deacetylase family protein yields the protein MRTLLFTHPACAGHDMGDGHPEQPARLAAVLAALEGPGFEELERREAPETDRDRLLLMHPARYVDALFDAFPTEGRVQIDADTAVSVGSREAALRAAGGVVAAVDAVMKGEAKRAFCAVRPPGHHAEPDRTMGFCLFNNVAIGAAHARDAHHLQRVAVIDFDVHHGNGTQAMFENEPMLFYGSTHQMPLYPGTGRVSETGVAQNIVNVPLPPYGGSDEFRAAYRDIVLPRLSEFGPELLIISAGFDAHRDDPLAQENLDEADFEWVTDELVRVAERTAEGRVVSALEGGYDLDALGRSAAAHVRALMR
- a CDS encoding exodeoxyribonuclease VII small subunit; protein product: MTEATSPDIEKLSFEEAMSELEAIVRKLESGEIKLEESIDAYERGSRLKEHCQEKLKNAKARIDKISIGPDGAARAEPADID
- a CDS encoding efflux RND transporter periplasmic adaptor subunit; this encodes MQLDKSDGSMIGVIENRGLRAGMGVAAIWLGIAAWSVPAMAQNQGAPVAVDSVVEEPLSQTVPVLGRLVAVQRGTVAALARGPVLEVHVSVGDRVHEGDVLITQSMDRLERSRDVAKEAVDAALAAVSTARAQLQLAEQELARLDKLKGSAAFSSAQREDKSFEVSVRRAQVGEANAEVARARALLAEAQLDVDLGIVRAPFDGVVVERHTVRGAYMNVGDPAITLINDGYLEVEADVPAQRVAGLQMGREVRLHFGAGRTYGGVVRAVVPEENALTRTRIVRFIPDFDGETAVAPAAGQTVTVDLPVGEARNVVTVHKDAIMPRGQQNMVFVVNDDRTVAPRPVQLGEAAGTRFVVLDGLQPGDLVVVRGNERLQPGQPVIWPGAEESGAEARSGSSG